A window of Ranitomeya variabilis isolate aRanVar5 chromosome 2, aRanVar5.hap1, whole genome shotgun sequence contains these coding sequences:
- the LOC143809530 gene encoding uncharacterized protein LOC143809530 has product MSTHLKRVCLRTESDSEVRNALATAKDTLQCIAEKGTSIQFSDIKPLKSLWETVSFLEGRGFLVVNKPSFESHDTPLTCEGPAQEETGRSEPCSMPLVEPDSPMADTPANLQPAGGLEGDPCPEPEHTGRLSVHVADEEIVDGSDRRIQARQWKNKKRLATQTAGLYKRHSMDHPILKGFHSYLSVTLGVPNCQQEVSNLARFLFFINPKALTLEYVTMPSRVNEYFEKLRSLRLSSQSSLRILKHIRRFTTYQMRGTTLSTQEPQLYRACEVFMEFTMDLQKSLYRGVCRESVGKRYETLMEPSKTPKDCQRILEKAMPRFQACLAAVQDGGSDLERSEILLYLQALLILRNLQRPGVVRNMTVSEWDRRTHHLYSGNRMTIVGVKTHKCDSTQVASFVLSEEEESVSFHRAREPRQPHSTWGTNPSLVPMLNLLEGCSLALD; this is encoded by the exons ATGTCCACGCATTTGAAAAGAGTGTGCCTGAGAACCGAGAGTGATTCTGAGGTACGAAATGCCTTAGCTACCGCCAAGGATACCCTTCAATGTATTGCGGAAAAGGGAACCAGTATCCAATTCAGCGACATCAAGCCTCTCAAATCCCTGTGGGAGACTGTCTCCTTTTTGGAAGGTCGCGGCTTCTTAGTAGTAAATAAGCCGAGTTTTGAGTCGCACGACACGCCATTAACCTGTGAGGGGCCCGCTCAGGAAGAAACAGGCCGTTCGGAGCCCTGCTCCATGCCCCTGGTGGAGCCAGATTCTCCTATGGCGGACACGCCTGCCAATTTACAGCCGGCAGGCGGGTTGGAGGGAGACCCATGCCCGGAGCCTGAACACACAGGGAGATTATCTGTCCACGTAGCCGATGAGGAGATCGTGGATGGCAGTGATCGAAGGATTCAGGCCAGGCAGTGGAAAAACAAAAAACGCCTGGCTACACAGACCGCCGGCTTGTACAAGCGCCATTCGATGGATCACCCCATCCTGAAGGGTTTCCACTCGTATCTATCGGTTACACTTGGGGTCCCCAACTGCCAACAGGAGGTATCGAACTTGGCTAGGTTCCTGTTCTTTATCAACCCAAAAGCTCTTACGCTGGAGTACGTTACAATGCCTAGCCGAGTAAACGAATATTTTGAAAAGCTTAGAAGCCTTCGACTATCGAGCCAGTCATCCCTCAGGATACTGAAGCATATTCGGAGGTTCACCACCTATCAGATGAGAGGCACAACGCTGAGCACCCAGGAACCTCAACTGTACCGAGCCTGCGAGGTTTTCATGGAGTTTACAATGGACCTACAAAAGTCACTGTACAGGGGAGTCTGCAGGGAGTCGGTCGGCAAAAG GTACGAAACACTGATGGAGCCCTCAAAGACACCGAAGGACTGCCAGAGAATACTGGAGAAGGCAATGCCTAGATTTCAGGCGTGCCTAGCGGCTGTGCAAGATGGGGGATCCGACCTAGAACGCAGTGAAATCCTACTGTACCTCCAGGCCCTTCTAATTCTCAGAAATCTCCAAAGACCGGGCGTTGTTCGCAACATGACG GTTTCAGAGTGGGATAGGAGGACCCATCACCTGTACTCCGGCAATCGCATGACTATTGTCGGTGTGAAGACACACAAGTGTGACTCGACTCAAGTAGCATCGTTCGTGCTTTCAGAGGAAGAGGAATCGGTAAGTTTTCACCGAGCCAGGGAACCCAGGCAACCCCACTCCACATGGGGAACAAACCCTTCTCTTGTCCCCATGTTAAATCTGTTGGAGGGGTGCTCTCTGGCTTTAGattaa